In Verrucomicrobiota bacterium, the genomic window CTCCGCCTGACGAAAGGCCCGCTCGAACTCCACCTGCGAGTCGAAAAACTCCTCCGCCAACGGGTCGGTGCTCCCGAAGCCGTCACCTGCTACTCGGACCTCACTCCAGCAGAAAATCGAGAAGCCGCCGCCGAAGCCCATCGCCGAGCGAAAGAACAAGGCGGCGAACGCCCCACCAAGCGTCATCGCCGCGAGCGAGAACAGTTCCTCCAACACCTCCGCGACGCCGAAGGCCCCTGACCCCCCGCGGAGTCGCTTCTCTTGGCCTCCTCTCTTGGCCCCTGGTTCAAAGCCAAGTGCCCCTCCCTTCCCTCCATTCTACCAGTGAATTCTGGAGGTTGGTATAAGCGGCGGTCAGAACGCGTTCTCACCCTTCGTCCGAAAGGAAAAAAGGCTCCAATTCCTCTCGGTCCAGAAACTCGAGGACCGAAAGATGGGTCGCTCGAGGAACGACCTGGGGCGCCTTCCCGGCCTCCCGGGCCTCGATCCAGCGCCCGAGGCAAAGACACCAGCGGTCGCCCGGCTTCAGCCCCGGAAACTGAAATTCCGGTCGAGGCGTCTCGAGATCATTGCCACGTGCCCGACTGAACTGGAGAAATTCGGCGGTCAGAACGGCACACACCGTGTGCTGTCCGGTGTCTTCCCCGCAGGTGTGGCAATACCCGTCCCGAAAGAATCCCGTCTTAGGGTCGAAGCCACAGGGCTCGAGGGCTTCTCCAAAAATGTTTTCGGCCATCCCTTCTCCCTACGTGGGGCGCTTCGTAGCATGACGTTTTCTTGCGGAAAGACCGGCCGCCAGCCCAAAGACCACTCCGAGGTAACAGCCCGCCAAAAGATCGCTGGGGTGGTGGCGATTGAGCGCCATGCGCGACCACGGGATGCTGGCTGAGACCAGCAAGAGCGGCACGCCTACAGGCGGGGCCAAAATGGCCAGCGGCACGGCCGTTCCCACCGCCACCGCACTGTGCGCACTGGGAAAGCCCAGGTATTGGTTGTCGGGGCCGCTCCCTGGCTTCCATCGCGGCCCATAAAAGCCATCGGGAATTTTCTGGCCCGAATCGTCGCGGGCGCTTGGGCGGGGTCGACCCAGCCCCGCTCGGAAAAGATTGCAGACCAGCCCCGCCAAGACCGCCGAAACCAGCACGGTGGCCGCGACCCGTCGCCAGTGGGCCGACCGCCGGAGCGCGGCCAGCAAAAACAGGGCCGTGACCAAGCCGAGCGTGTAGTAGAGGAAGTCCCCCCACTTGCTGATGGACTCAGCCATCTTCTTTCGCTCCGCATTCGATTCCACCAAGCTCGCTTCCAGCCAAGGGCCGTCCACCGTCCGGCTCATCAGGATGACCGAGCCCGCCACCAGCAGCAGAGAAAGAACCAAAGCCCGCCAACGGCGTCCCAGCCAGCCCCAAGAATCCCGCCAGGATTCCAGCAAGGGTTCTCCCAACCAGCGCAGGAACGCTGTCCCCGACCATTCCGCTCTCCTGCTCATTTCACAAACCAGCCCAAGGTCACCAGTTCCACCACCTCCAGCCGGATGCCATCCTCACGAGGCGCTTTCAGGGCTTGGGCATACAAGGTCACCTGGACTTTCTTCTCCTCCCGCAAGTGAGCCAGCTCAGAGGTCTCTTCCCACTCCGACGAGGGCAAAACCGCCCTCACGCTCTCTTCTTTGGTTGGATGCAGCAACTCCAGAATCATTTCTTCGGACAGCTCGCCTTGGCGCTCTTTGATTTCCACCACTTCGGCCCGCGCGCGCAGCAGCACGGGGGCGGCGGGCGGCGCTTGCTGCAAACTTCGCCAAGAGACTTCGCTGTAGGCGATCAAGCTATCGAAATCCAGGCGCATGCCTTCGATCGTCTCCTCCACCGGCACGATGCGCTCGCCGATCACCGGAAAAGTCACCGGCAGCAAAATGACCCCCTCTTGCACCGCGTAGCGGGGCCCGTATTGCTGGGCTCTCCGGAGACGGAAGATCGGATGGTTCTGGCTGTGCTCCACGTGCTGCATCAGCCCGGGCGTCCTGCGGAGATAGGCGATCTTTTTCTCCAGCATGGGCTCGCCCAAAAAGCTGCGAACCGTCTCCACTGCTTGCTGAAAGCGTTCGCTCACGTCCTCGGAGCCGAGCAGGCCTTCTTGCTCGACCTGGATCGCTCCCCCCTCCTCCTTGGAAAGCGCGTCCCCCTCAGCGGTCTCTTTCACCGAGCCCGCGGCGAGAGGCTCGGGCCCCCTCGTGGGGGTGGGAGCCTGAAGGGAGAGGAGAAAAAAAGCCACTCCCAGGGAGGGCGGCAGCAGCAGCCACAGGAAAAAAAGGGATCGGCTCAGCCGGATCGTGTGAGCGCGGCGCTCGCGGGGCCCCTCCTTTTCAAAATCCAGTTCGAGCGGCCTCTCCCCTCCGTTCTCGAACTCATGGACCTGATTGCGGGCATCCACGTAGGTGCTCCCGGAAAGGGAGCGCTTCTTTTTGCGACGCCGCTTGCGGGCCACAGGCAGCTCTCCGTTCTCCAAGCGATCCACAATCTGGTCGAAGGAGCGTTGGAGATCGTCTTTAGAAGGGTCCTCGGACACGGGGAAGCTTAATAGATAGGTGAGTGGGGATGGTCGAGCAAAAAAGTCGTCACCAAGCCACCTCCACCCTTTGGTCGCGGCCCGCTTTGTCGCGATAGACAATGTGCCCCTCGCGACGTCCAAACTCATGGACCGCCTTGGTCACCTTGACGTCGTAAGCACAGTAGTGGGCGATCTTGTTCATGGGCTCCGGCTT contains:
- a CDS encoding RNA-binding S4 domain-containing protein, whose translation is MNCIRPSRPKLAPCLRKFPPASSGIAPPTDSVRADLWLWSVRLHKTRPLAAAACQADHLKRQGKALKPATPLRIGDELRLTKGPLELHLRVEKLLRQRVGAPEAVTCYSDLTPAENREAAAEAHRRAKEQGGERPTKRHRREREQFLQHLRDAEGP
- a CDS encoding DUF2237 domain-containing protein, which codes for MAENIFGEALEPCGFDPKTGFFRDGYCHTCGEDTGQHTVCAVLTAEFLQFSRARGNDLETPRPEFQFPGLKPGDRWCLCLGRWIEAREAGKAPQVVPRATHLSVLEFLDREELEPFFLSDEG
- a CDS encoding phosphatase PAP2 family protein, which translates into the protein MSRRAEWSGTAFLRWLGEPLLESWRDSWGWLGRRWRALVLSLLLVAGSVILMSRTVDGPWLEASLVESNAERKKMAESISKWGDFLYYTLGLVTALFLLAALRRSAHWRRVAATVLVSAVLAGLVCNLFRAGLGRPRPSARDDSGQKIPDGFYGPRWKPGSGPDNQYLGFPSAHSAVAVGTAVPLAILAPPVGVPLLLVSASIPWSRMALNRHHPSDLLAGCYLGVVFGLAAGLSARKRHATKRPT